ATTCACCATGCTAATATATTAGGGAAATCCAAAGCATTGTGGGTCATCGGGGGATTCAGTGGCTTGTTTTTCTGACCGCAGGCCATCGCCTTGCCGCCCATCGCCAAGTGGCCGTACCAGAACGGCTTCACCATCAACACCTGGTTCCGGCAGGATCCGCTCAATAACATCAACGTGGACAAAGACAAGCCGTACCTTTACTGGTGAGTGGCCGACAAAACCACAAGGAAATAAAATGGCGGCGATCAAGATGTTGACTCCCCTGCTCGGAGGAATGAGGGCAGTTGGGTCAATATCCCCGTGAGTTTCCTTGGCAACCATTGGAGGCGGCAGGGCAGGCGCCCCCCTCGACCCTCCCCGGCCCCCCTCGGCCCCATCCCGCCGGCTCTTATCTCAGTCCGCCAGAAGCTTAGCCTTGTCGTCCATCTCGTTTTTCCTTCATCTTGCCAACTGGGCTTTATTTACattggatttttgttgttgttgttgttgttgtttttctggaGCGGGCTAACGGAACGCCGGCGCCGTTCCCATCTCCATCCATCCGGCTTTTTCTTTTCAGCTTCCGCACCAGCAAAGGGATCGGCTACTCCGCTCACTTTGTGGGCAACTGCCTGATCGTGACCTCCCTCAAGTCCAAAGGAAAGGGCTTCCAGCACTGCGTCAAGTACGACTTCCAGCCGCGCAAGGTGAGCCGGCGTGCCGGCGTGCCGTGGGGTCGGGTCAGCCGGAATCCATTGACCTGATGGATTGGACCTCCCGCCTCCCCCCAGTGGTACATGATCAGCATCGTTCACATCTACAACCGCTGGAGGAACTCCGAGATCCGCTGCTACGTCAACGGGCAGCTGGTCTCCTACGGCGACATGGCCTGGCACGTCAACACCAACGACGTAAGAGACGCGGCGGCGCGGACATTTTGCGGGAGTCCGTGGAGCCGCTAACCGGCCGGAGGTCGCTCCCGCACAGAGCTACGACAAATGCTTTCTGGGCTCGTCGGAGACGGCCGACGCCAACCGGGTCTTCTGCGGTCAGCTGGGCGCCATCTACGTCTTTGGCGAGGCGCTCAACCCGGCTCAGATCTTCGCCATCCACCAGCTGGGCCCCGGGTACAAGGTGAGAGGTGACGCGACGCGACGTGACGTGGCGCGACCGGACCGGACCGGACCGGACCGGACCGAACCGGACCGGACCGGCCCACCGACCGACCGACTCTCGTACCTTTTGGGCCCGCCGCAGAGCACCTTCAAGTTCAAGTCGGAGAGCGACATCCACCTGGCCGAGCACCACAAGCAGGTCCTGTACGACGGCAAGCTGGCCGGCTCCATCTCCTTCACGTACAACGCCAAGGCCACCGACGCGCAGCTGTGTCTGGAGTCGTCGCCGCGAGAGAACGCCTCCATCTTTGTGCACTCGCCGCACGCCCTCATGCTGCAGGTGCGGAGGGAGGCGCGCAAAAAGCCGCTGGTGGTTGGTGACTTTGTCTAATTTGTCAGaaggttttttttggtttgtttggttttttttgcaggaCGTGAAGGCCATCGTGACCCACTCCATCCACAGCGCCATCCACTCCATCGGTGGCATCCAGGTCCTCTTCCCCCTTTTCGCCCAGCTGGACCACAAGCAGCTGAACGACGTGGCCGCGGACACCGGCGTGTGGTCGGTAGACGTCCCATCCGCCGCTCGCCCGCCCGCGCCCGCCCGCGCCCGCTTCCGTCTCACGCCCGCGCGTCTCCTTTCGCAGCGCCACGCTGCTGGCCTTCTTGGTGGAGCTGCTGAAGAGCTCGGTGGCCATGCAGGAGCAGATGCTCGGAGGCAAAGGCTTCCTGGTCATCGGGTACCTGCTGGAGAAGGTAGGAGGGAAATTCCCGAGGGGCGGAGCCGGAATGCCAAAGCTGCCGAAGCCGCTCACCGCGCGTTTGCCGTGCCGTCCCGCCTCAAGTCGTCGAGGGTGCACGTCACTCGGGCCGTGCTGGAGCAGTTCTTGTCCTTCGCCAAGTACCTGGACGGTCTACCCCACGGGGCGCCGCTCCTCAAGCAGCTGTGCGACCACGTCCTCTTCAACGCCGCCATCTGGATACACACGCCCGCCAAGGTCGGTCGGTCGGAAAAAAGCCCATTTCGCAAAAGGGCGGCGGGTTCATCGCCGGCGTCGCTCATTTGCTGCGGCAGGTTCAACTGTCCCTGTACACGTACCTGTCGTCGGAGTTCATCGGCACGGCGACCATCTACTCCACCATCCGTCGCGTGGGCACCGTGCTGCAGCTCATGCACACGCTCAAGTACTACTACTGGGCCGTCAACCCGTTGGAATGCAGCGCCATCTCGCCCAAAGGCCTCGGTAAGAGCAGGAGGCCGGCTCCGCTCGTGCCGCGGCCGTTTTTGTCGGGGGGGGTGCCGTCTCATCCATCAAATCCAACTCCAGACGGACCTCGGCCGTCCCAAAAGGAGATCGTATCGCTGCGGGCCTTCATGCTCCTCTTCCTCAAGCAGCTAATACTGAAGGTGGCCAGATAGGGCgccgctcacacacacacgcgtgaaTCTACGCGTGGCGGATATCCTGACGCTGTCTTTGCAGGACCGGGGCGTGAAGGAGGACGAGCTGCAGAGTATTCTCAACTACCTGTTGACCATGCACGAGGTAGGTGTCATGAGGCCCTCCCGCTCCAAAGGCTTGGGACGGCGATCCCCGTCCGTGGCGGCGAACGGGCTAACGACGCCTTTCAAATGGCGCGCAGGACGAGAACATCCACGACGTGCTGCAGCTCCTGGTGGCGCTCATGTCCGAGCACCCGGCCTCCATGATTCCCGCTTTCGACCAGCGGAACGGCATAAGGTGAGGCGGACGCCGTCGCCATCGTCGTCGTCTGGGGTTTAAACATCCAAAGGACTGGCTGGAATGAACGtgcgttcgtgtgtgtgtgtgtgtgccagggTCATCTGCAAGCTGCTGGCCTCCAAGAGCGAAAGCATCCGAGTGCAGGCCCTCAAAGTCCTGGGCTACTTTCTCAAGCACCTCGGCCACAAGTGGGTGAAACGCTTTGCCAAAGGGCCGCCCGCTTTCTGGCTTTGCCGCACACATAAGCCGTATACTCCGCATACGCATACACTGCCTGTGTTTAATTAGGAGGAAGGTGGagatcatgcacactcacagtcTCTTCACGCTGCTGGGCGAGCGTCTGATGATGCACACCAACACCGTCTCCGTTACCACCTACAACACGCTCTACGAGGTACGCCATCGATCTGCCGCCGACCGCCGTGGCACCGATGCCATCAAAAAAAATCGGGCTGCTATTGCGGTAAAAAAGGCCGATACGTGCGCTACAAATGACCACGTTTAACAACACAACTCTCCACGCCCCCCttcaaaaacatgtatgtaATTATACTTGCAGATCCTGACAGAGCAGGTGTGCACGCAGGTGGTCCACAAGCCGCACCCGGAACCGGACTCGACCATCAAGATCCAGAATCCCAGTGAGTAACTGACGGAGCGGCCTGCCTGCGCGCGGGTGTTCCTGTGTTCCTCAAGCCGCAGTTGCTGATTTTCCTGGCGTGCGCTTATTTAGTGATCCTGAAAGTGGTGGCCACGCTACTGAAGAATTCGTCTCCCAGCGGCGAGCTGATGGAAGTCCGGAGACTTTTCCTCTCCGACATGATCAAACTCTTTAGCAACAGCAGAGAAAACAGAAGGTACGGGGCACGCCGCTCATCACGTGAGGGCCAGAACGCCATCTCTCTCCGAATGTTCGGAGCCCGGAGCACCTCTTTTGGGGGTCAGACAAGGGTCACGGGTGACCTTTTCCGTACGGAGACGTGACTGGCAAGCCACGTTCGTTGCTGTGATCATCGCCCTCTGGTGGTTAAGGATGAAATAGAACAGCAAGGATGTATAGAGCCATGTGAATGGACATCCATTATTTAAAGACTTCCTCAATACGTATTATTTCTTctctaattctatttttttaatgaatacagTTAAGCACAAAGAACATTCCGTTCAACCCGCAATGAAAATTCCCAGGAAGACTGGCTGTCAATGTTCACGTTTCCCGGTCAAAGAGGATCGGACGTATGGCGGCGTTGCCTTTATTGGGCGCTTGGCGCCTCGTTTGCGTTTCAGGTGCTTGCTACAGTGCTCGGTGTGGCAGGACTGGATGTTCTCGCTGGGCTACATCAACCCCAAGAATCCCGAGGAGCAGAAGATCACCGAGATGGTCTACAACATCTTTAGGATCTTGCTGTACCACGCCATCAAATACGAGTGGGGCGGATGGAGGGTCTGGGTGGACACGCTGTCCATCGCGCACTCCAAGGTCCGCCGCGCGTGTCGGAGGCGGGGCCCGCCCGGACCCGCCCGCTCGTGCCTAACGCGGCCGGCGGCCGCTCTGTCCCGCCGCAGGTGACCTACGAGGCCCACAAGGAGTACCTGGCCAAGATGTACGAGGAGTACCAGCGTCAGGAGGAGGAGAATATGAAGAAGGGCGAGAAAGGATGCGTGTCCACCATCTCGGGCCTGTCGGCCTCGCCGGCGCCCGTCGTCAACGGCAACCTGGAGATGGACGACGCCACGCGCACGCCCGACAGCGAAGCCGAGTACGgcgagggcggcggcggcggcggcgacgattCGTCTCGCAACCTGCTGGTCGACGGCGCCGTCAAGAGGGGCGATGCGCAGCAGGGCGCCGGCGTGAGGGTGGAGGTCCACGACCTGCTGGTGGACATCAAAGCCGAAAAGGTGGAGGCCACCGAGGTCAAGTTGGACGACTTGGACCTGAGTCCCGAAGGCCTGGGCGGGGCCAGGGGAGGCGGGTCCTTGGAGAACGGGCCCCTGGTGGAGGTGGACTCGCTCCTGGACAGCGCCTACTGCGCCGTGGTGCAGAACCTCAACGGCACCCTGGTACCCAAAGAGGAGGCCCCGGGGCCGCCCGTCTTGGCCCTCTCGGGGGTCGGCCCGGAGGACGACGATGGCGGCGACGGCATCGTGGGGCCCCTCATCACGCTGGCCGACGAGAAAGACAGCGTTCCCAACAATAACGGATTTCTCTTTGGCAAGGTGAGCGGGAGAAAATCCGGCCcgtcggggggaaaaaaagggacattGGGCTTTTAGCCAACGCCGCCGCTTCTTCCAGGTGGACGAGAAGCTCCTCCCTGCTCTGGCGGCTAGCGACGGTCTGGTCTTGACCGGTCCGGACCGACCCGTCCCGCcggttggcggcggcggcggcgacgacctGGGCCTGCTGGCCCGCGTGAGCCCCGGCGGCGAGCCGCCCGAGGACGGGCCCTTCAAGATCGGCGGCCCGCTGGCCGACATCAGCTCCATCGCCGAGGCCCGCAaccgggcggcggcggcgtcccaGGCCGACTTCGCCGAGGGAGGCGGGGCCGCCTCGGCGACGGCGGGCGACGCCTCGGCTCGCAAGGCGGGGCACAGAGGAACGGACACGGCCAGCGTGACGTCCGACACCGAGAGGTCGGACGACGGCGGCAGAGAGAAGAAGATATCGACCGCTTCCACCACGCAGGTGATTCCCCGGCCTCTTTTGCCATATTTCAACTTCAACAGTCTCTCTGCTTGTTGCTCCAGAGAAATACGTGGAtatagtataataataataataatcggacataggccatgtcgtaattaccacaacacaaaaaaaaagcctacttgtcatcacacgcagaaactgcgtgtgacgaaattgatggtgcttctccataagctacgtttaatcggcaaaagacctaaataagtgtaagttacggttATGTGTAAGTTATGTGATGGCGAGTGAGTGAGCTTGAAATTGAGACGAGTATAGTTCCTCTGATGTGTGAGCGTCTAAAAGGAAGCTGCCCAGTCTGTCGTCCACGTCTCCCTCCCCCCAGCATACCTGAAGCCACTCATCGGGATGGTGATCAAGCTTACTCATCAGTTGGATGTGTTGGGGGAGGGAGTCCTGGATTGCACAGTTGGCCACCCCACTTGTCAAATAGTACGTTGCATAACATTAGTATATCAAGAATGTCCTATTTCAACCTAGCTGTCCAAGAGATGATGCTTTTCTGGCGTTGGAGGCCCGCAAAAGTCAGCTTCcattcacagtttttttttttcatcgctGTCAATTTAAGCCAGTGCGAAGTTGTAAGTTGAATTGACCAAATTGACCACGCCCCTCCACCACCGAATGACAGGCTCTGCACGGCCGCAGCGCCTCGCAGCTGGAGCGAGACCTCCGCGTGGACCTGGGCTTCAGGGGCACGCCCATGACGGAGGAGCAGAGGCGGCAGTTCAGCCCCGGGCCGCGCACCACCATGTTCCGCATCCCCGAGTTCAAGTGGTCGCCCATGCACCAGAGGCTGCTCACCGACCTTCTCTTTGCGCTGGAGACGGACGTGCACGTGTGGAGAAGGTCGGTTCCCGGGGCGACAAACTCTCTCCGGTCCGGCTCTCGTCTCCGGTCGTCGTAAGTGACCTTCTACTAAGGGTGTCCTTCTTCCAGCCACTCCACCAAGTCGGTGATGGACTTTGTCAACAGCAACGAGAACATCATCTTTGTGCACAATACCATCCACCTGATTTCCCAGATGGTGGACAACATCATCATCGCCTGCGGGGGCATCCTGCCGCTCCTGTCTGCCGCCACCTCGCCCTCGGTGAGTACTAGCTCTGGCTtccgtggcgtggcgtggcgtggcgtggcgtgtcGTGGCGTGGCGTgccgtggcgtggcgtggcgtgccGGGAGAGGGAACTGCTGCGGGGGCTTCTTTTTGACCTTTTCCGCCGTGACGACACCTgcagttttttattttcaagtagTCTTTGCGTCTTTCAAATCCGTATTTTTCAAATGCTAGGGCGCACctttattttccccaaaaacggaTAAGGTACCCTCtagtacaggggtgggcaaagaggttcagcagtggccactgtgggtgggtgcacatTTTTTGTCCCAAGTCATTCAGCACAGACAGACAAAGCCGACACAAAGTGGaagcgacgggggttgggctttAACGAGCgccacctgacggcaatccgcTGATTGCACGCGTAAGGTGACCGATAACAACCGGAGTTGTGGAAAGCTTTTGGAAGAAAAGCAACCCCCGCACCGACTGACTGCACAGTGGAATACTTTGCCCACTCCTGCTCTAGTATAGGAATTCTGACTGACGCCAATGGACATCCCagccatttggactgggaggtctGGCAGCCATTGTCCAGTGccatatatagttttttttttttttttttacagatataGTTAGTTTGTTCTTACAAATACAAAGAAACTGGACCGCGTGTATCTAATTGAGTTATGTCGGCCACCTTGGCACAGGGGTTCCCCCgccccaaatagattggacgtcgagcACCATCCTTTGAGGTTTCCGACTTGATGTTTTTGGGGTCCTTTCCACTTGTTTGCAACTGAAGCCACTTGATTGGCGGTTCCGCTTTTAAATTCCTCCTTCTCttcctctgtgtgtgtgtcttttttgtCGTCTTTTGGTTGTTGTCGTGTCTTTTTGCACGTGCAGACCTCTAAGAGTAGTGCCAACCATGTAAGTTTGCTTCTTTTCTTCCTTGATTGATTGTGCTCTTTCTTTTTTGGGTGGGCCGGCTGCTCCCCCACCCCGTCAATTTCCACTTTTGGGCGGCGGTCTCCGTTAGACGCGGGAGAATCCACTTTTGACGGCGCATTCGCTATTGCCATACTCCGTTTGTGTGGCCCTTTTTAAAGAGGAGGACGGGAGCGGCCGCAAAGGGCGAGGAGGTGACGCCCGTCCCGGGGGGAGGAGTCGAAAGGGGCGAGGTGGGTAAAGACAAGTGCAGAATAGtactcaaaacaaacaaacaaagcttAATCACGCCACGAGCGGAGGATGTCAAAGCACCCCCTCCACCTCCTCTCCACAACCCGCATCCCTCATTCGGGTGTGCACTATCTATCACCCGCCTCGATGGAGACGTGCGTATGCGTGTGACGGACTTGCGGATGGTCGCGCGTCGTTCACGAATGCCGCCGCACCCAGAATGCAATTCAAAAGCCACATTTCCCAAGCACCCCATTGGCTGCCGGtgacggcgctagacatccaatcccaTTGAATGTGGGGGGGAGGGGTGAATTGTCTCCCCCTCCCGCCAtctgcaaatggattggattggtgACCCTTGAGAACCAAAAGTTtgatccccccccccacacacacactcttcaCCACCCTCGGTCTGAAAAACAGAGACGGACCGGATTGTCACCTGGCTCGTGCGCGTCCCCCCCCCGCGTTTAGACGGAGCTGGAGAACATCGAGGCCACGCAGGGCATGTCGTCGGAGACGGCCGTCACCTTCCTGTCGCGGCTGATGGCCATGGTGGACGTGCTGGTGTTTGCCAGCTCGCTCAACTTCAGCGAGATCGAGGCCGAGAAGAACATGTCCTCCGGCGGCCTCATGAGGCAGTGTCTGAGACTGGGTGAGAAGTCGAGTCGAGCCGACGTGACGTGACGTGACGTGACGTGAGGCGAGGCCAGGCGAGCCGCACCGCTTTCGCCTCCGTCTCTACCGACGCTTCTCTTGTCAGTGTGCTGCGTGGCGGTGAGGAACTGCCTGGAGTGCCGGCAGAGGCAGCGGGATCGCAACTGCAAGTCCTCTCTGACCGCCAGCAAGTCGCAGGACACTCTgcatgccgccgccgccgccacctccgCCAGCAAGGTGCCACGTCTTCTTCTCGTTCGCTCGCTCGTGTTCTGAGGCCGCCAGCTTTTCCTTTATAGTATTTTCGAATCAATACAATGTCTATAGTGCATCAAAAAAACCTATGAGCCACTGAAAACAAACCAAATTCCCAGTAAATGAACCCTGAAAACCCTCTGAAgctcagatttaaaaaaaaatgggtcttGGGAATAAAATAAAGCTCCTCATACACTGTAAGAATTCCTTGGATGATTGGCATCAGCTGTTGgaacagttcaaaatgttattaACAGGCTTAAAAAGGTCACCATCGCCACCATCTTGTTGTTCTAGACAAACAAGGTGGACCGTTCCGCAAATGCTTACTTGCGTTCTCTTGACCAGGACCCGGACCGACTCCTGCAGGACGTGGACATCAACCGGCTGCGCGCGGTGGTCTTTCGGGACGTGGTGAGCGCGCCGGATTCGTGGACGCCACGTGTAGTGCGCATCTGCAAAATGTGAGCCCTCCTGATGCTTTTTGCTTTCTTCCGGCCGGCGCAGGACGACAGCAAGCAGGCTCAGTTCCTGGCTCTGGCCGTGGTCTACTTCATCTCGGTGCTGATGGTGTCCAAGTACCGAGACATCTTGGAGCCCCAGCGGGAGATCAGCAGGTCGGCCAGCCTGTCCGGACGCAGCATCCGACACGAGATCAACTCGCCCACCAGCACGGGTGAGTCCCGAGGACGCGGTGGCCTCGCCCCTCGCCCCCCCCCACTCGATCCAAAACGCGCGGCTTCCTCGCCAGAGCACCCGTCGTCAGCCTTCTCCGAGCGCGAGAAAAGGACGCCCACCCCCGTGGATGACTCCCCTCGCGTGGGCCTGCCCCACACCGACTCGGGCATCGGCGAGGAGGGCCACGCGGGCGGCTCCCTCAACGGCTCGGAGATTGGGCTGGGCTTGGGCCTGGGCCCGGGCCCGGCGGGGCGGGAGACGGAGCGGGACGCCGGCGGCAGCCAGGCCGACCTGCTGTGCGGCCTGGCCGACGTGGGGAGGTCGTCGCAGGAGAGCCTTTTGGACTCCCCGCACGAGCCCGACGCCCGACAGGCGCCCCCTTCGTCCATTTCCGGCATCTGCCAGACCAATAAAGGCATCAACGTCAAGGTGAGGCGCCGACGTCCTCGTTCTTGGTTTATGACGCGGGTTTGTACTAGTGTGAGCACGTTTTGCTCATCCTCATTTTCTAGCGTGTCGAGTTATTTAAACCGGGTAAACCGAATTCAAGTCATTTCCAGAATATGTAGCCAGAAGCAACGGTCGGGGCGAACTAGCCAATTGCAAATGGCCGCGGCGGTCTAAAAGCTGGTGTCCCTTGCAGGAGATCCTGAAAAGCCTGGTGGCCGCTCCGTTGGACGGCATGGATTCGGGTCAAGAGTCAGGCCCCGCCGCTCCGTACCACCCGGATCCCGCCCTCAAGACCCAGCCCATGCTCCCCATGCAGTTCCACTCTTTTGACAGGTAGCCTTCCGCCTGCCGCCTTCTGCCTGCCGCCTTTGCACCTCGACCAAAGCAATGGCCTCGTCCGTCCGTCTCGCAGGAGTGTGGTGGTTCCGGTGAAAAAGCCGCCGCCCGGGAGCCAGTCCGTCAACGCGGTGGCCACCGCCGGGAGCACGCCCAACATCTTTGCCGCCGCCACGGCCACGCCCAAGAGCATGATCAACACCACAGGTGAGGGAGGACGAGTCGCtggcaaaaaaaagcacatttgcaACAAGAGCGCGGCTCAATATGGCCGATCGCGGAATACTAATGGAGCTCCCGCATATGGATTGTTTCCGATCGATCGCCGGCTGGGAAAAATTACGGAAAAAATGGATCTCATGTTTTGCTCATTTGGCATAGGGTTATGAATTCCATTcggaaatgaaatgttttgcgTGCGTCATCACGTCAGCGCATCCGCCTTGTTTGGTCCTTGCAGGCGGCGCCGACTCCGCCTCGTCCTCCTCGTCTTCGTCGTCCTCGTTTGTGAACGGCGCCGGCAGCAAGAACCTCCCCGCCGTCCAGACGGTGGCGCCCATGCCTGAGGACACGGTGGAGAACATGAggtcagaaagaaagaaagaagcttACCGTGCCACTTCCCGCTTGGGCCGCTCGCGTCAAAGCTGCTTTCTCCCgccgctcgccccgcccccaacGTGTGGTGGAAAGACCGATgcgggttaattttttttttcattggtcgatgtttattttctattcacttttataaagcataataataatatttcaaagCCATGGAAATGATTTGAATCCCCGAAAATCAATCCAATTTCTGCAGTCAGAAGGAGTGGATTGACTTTCTCGACCTCTTTCCGACCATTCAATAGAAATGGGGACGTCGGCAGCTCCTCACAGTGATTGGATGTCCACGGCGGCCCACGGCTGAAATATGCCGCCGTGTCTTTCTGTCTGTGTTGCAGTGCCTACTGTGAGGTGGCGCAGTGTGCCCTGCGCAGCGGTCAGACGCCCCCCGAGCTCAAGTCTTTTAGCTCTCTGGCGGGCTTCCAGGCTGCCCCCCGAGATGCGGGGCAGTGTTTTAGGCAAGGAATACGCCACCGTGCCCCCATCCCACCCGCcttctccacacacacacacacacgcacaaaccaAATTCTTGACGTTCGTAGCATCGGTGTTTCTTACATTGCGTCCTGAGCAAAAATGGCAAGTCACGTCTTGTCAGTGGCGCCGGTCGGTGTATAGAAGGCAGCAAAATGAAAGCGATGGGCCACTTTCCAAAACGTGCTCTGTCTCCGCAGCATCACCACCAAGCTGGAACGAGCGCTGGAGAAGGTGGCGCCGTTGCTGAGGGAAATCTTTGTGGACTTTGCGCCTTTCCTGTCGCGCACGCTGCTGGGCAGTCATGGGCAGGAGCTGCTCATTGAAGGTACAGGTGCTGTACAACAAACCTTCTTACTACTATACGCGTCCCGTGCAAGCTGTGACTCAatcaatggatggatggataaatgaatgagtgattgattgagtgagtgagtgagtgagtgaatagtTGACCAAGTGAGCGACCGAGTATGCTAACTCACTTCTTTCTTGGTGTCCTGTTGTCGTTCTCCACCGTCCGCTTGctcctcttttcttttcttttcttcctcccGATCTTGTCCCGTCCTTTGTGGCATGCTTATTATATGTAAACGCTTTGATTCAGACGAGCCCAGAGGAGATGTATTTTGGGCTTTGTCCGCCTATTTGCGCTTGATCACCAAAAACCCATGTCTCCTCCCTCCGCAGGTCTGGTGTGCATGAAGTCCAGC
The nucleotide sequence above comes from Stigmatopora argus isolate UIUO_Sarg chromosome 22, RoL_Sarg_1.0, whole genome shotgun sequence. Encoded proteins:
- the nbeaa gene encoding neurobeachin a isoform X10 — protein: MSSEKPLSPATVPATVSAAPGSACSQAAAGRPSVSSSSSSSSPPPPPLPGERMPSSAAAAATATASATATAGGGSLLLPAGVINPAAVPIRNIQMKFAVLVGLIQVGEVTNRDIVETVLNLLVGGEFDLEMNFIIQEAESIGCMVELLSHCQVTCQAEIWSMFTAILRKSVRNLQTSTEVGLIQQVLLKMSAVDDMIADLLVDMLGVLASYSITVKELKLLFSMLRGDNGIWPRHAIKLLSVLNQMPQRHGPDTFFNFPGRSAAAIALPPIAKWPYQNGFTINTWFRQDPLNNINVDKDKPYLYCFRTSKGIGYSAHFVGNCLIVTSLKSKGKGFQHCVKYDFQPRKWYMISIVHIYNRWRNSEIRCYVNGQLVSYGDMAWHVNTNDSYDKCFLGSSETADANRVFCGQLGAIYVFGEALNPAQIFAIHQLGPGYKSTFKFKSESDIHLAEHHKQVLYDGKLAGSISFTYNAKATDAQLCLESSPRENASIFVHSPHALMLQDVKAIVTHSIHSAIHSIGGIQVLFPLFAQLDHKQLNDVAADTGVCATLLAFLVELLKSSVAMQEQMLGGKGFLVIGYLLEKSSRVHVTRAVLEQFLSFAKYLDGLPHGAPLLKQLCDHVLFNAAIWIHTPAKVQLSLYTYLSSEFIGTATIYSTIRRVGTVLQLMHTLKYYYWAVNPLECSAISPKGLDGPRPSQKEIVSLRAFMLLFLKQLILKDRGVKEDELQSILNYLLTMHEDENIHDVLQLLVALMSEHPASMIPAFDQRNGIRVICKLLASKSESIRVQALKVLGYFLKHLGHKRKVEIMHTHSLFTLLGERLMMHTNTVSVTTYNTLYEILTEQVCTQVVHKPHPEPDSTIKIQNPMILKVVATLLKNSSPSGELMEVRRLFLSDMIKLFSNSRENRRCLLQCSVWQDWMFSLGYINPKNPEEQKITEMVYNIFRILLYHAIKYEWGGWRVWVDTLSIAHSKVTYEAHKEYLAKMYEEYQRQEEENMKKGEKGCVSTISGLSASPAPVVNGNLEMDDATRTPDSEAEYGEGGGGGGDDSSRNLLVDGAVKRGDAQQGAGVRVEVHDLLVDIKAEKVEATEVKLDDLDLSPEGLGGARGGGSLENGPLVEVDSLLDSAYCAVVQNLNGTLVPKEEAPGPPVLALSGVGPEDDDGGDGIVGPLITLADEKDSVPNNNGFLFGKVDEKLLPALAASDGLVLTGPDRPVPPVGGGGGDDLGLLARVSPGGEPPEDGPFKIGGPLADISSIAEARNRAAAASQADFAEGGGAASATAGDASARKAGHRGTDTASVTSDTERSDDGGREKKISTASTTQALHGRSASQLERDLRVDLGFRGTPMTEEQRRQFSPGPRTTMFRIPEFKWSPMHQRLLTDLLFALETDVHVWRSHSTKSVMDFVNSNENIIFVHNTIHLISQMVDNIIIACGGILPLLSAATSPSTSKSSANHRRTGAAAKGEEVTPVPGGGVERGETELENIEATQGMSSETAVTFLSRLMAMVDVLVFASSLNFSEIEAEKNMSSGGLMRQCLRLVCCVAVRNCLECRQRQRDRNCKSSLTASKSQDTLHAAAAATSASKDPDRLLQDVDINRLRAVVFRDVDDSKQAQFLALAVVYFISVLMVSKYRDILEPQREISRSASLSGRSIRHEINSPTSTGESRGRGGLAPRPPPLDPKRAASSPEHPSSAFSEREKRTPTPVDDSPRVGLPHTDSGIGEEGHAGGSLNGSEIGLGLGLGPGPAGRETERDAGGSQADLLCGLADVGRSSQESLLDSPHEPDARQAPPSSISGICQTNKGINVKEILKSLVAAPLDGMDSGQESGPAAPYHPDPALKTQPMLPMQFHSFDRSVVVPVKKPPPGSQSVNAVATAGSTPNIFAAATATPKSMINTTGGADSASSSSSSSSSFVNGAGSKNLPAVQTVAPMPEDTVENMSAYCEVAQCALRSGQTPPELKSFSSLAGFQAAPRDAGQCFSITTKLERALEKVAPLLREIFVDFAPFLSRTLLGSHGQELLIEGLVCMKSSTSVVELVMLLCSQEWQNSIQKNAGLAFIELINEGRLLCHAMKDHIVRVANEAEFILNRQRAEDVHKHAEFESNCAQYAADRREEEKMCDHLIGAAKHRDHVTANQLKQKILNILTNKHGAWGAMSQSQMHDFWRLDYWEDDLRRRRRFVRNAFGSTHADVALKGPEDYGAEEEEGEEGGTSKKGFRSHSAVAQNPEADLMLEGDDDAVSLLQEKEMDNLAGPVVLSTPAQLVAPAVVARGTLSVTTTEIYFEVDEEDPAFKKTDAKVLAYSEGLHGKWMFSEIRAVFSRRYLLHNTGLEVFMANRTSVMFNFPDQATVKRVVYSLPRVGVGTSYGLPQARRISLATPRQLFKSSNMTQRWQRREISNFEYLMFLNTIAGRTYNDLNQYPVFPWVLTNYESEELDLTLPGNFRDLSKPLGALNPKRAAFYAERYETWDDDSCPPDHYATLYSTARSTLLWMLRIEPFTTFFLNGNDGKFDHADRTFSGIGRSWRNCQRDTADVTELIPEFYYLPEMFVNGNEYELGVRDDGAPVCDVELPVWAKKPEDFVRINRMALESEFVSCQLHQWIDLIFGYKQRGPEAVRALNVFSFLSYEGAVNLDNLDGAQREGMETQIQACGQIPSQLLIEPHPPRSSAMHLSPLMFKDQMQQDVIMVLKFPSNSPVTHVAANTLPHLSIPAAVTVTCSRLFAVNRWHNTVGLRGAPGYSLEQAHHLPIEMDPLIANNSGTNKRQITDLVDQSIQINTHCFVVTADNRYILACGFWDKSFRVYSTESGKLTQIVFGHWDVVTCLARSESYIGGDCYIVSGSRDATLLLWYWSGRHHIIGDNPNNSDYPAPRAVLTGHDHEVVCVSVCAELGLVISGAKEGPCLVHTITGDLLRALEGPEPCRAPRLISVSSEGHCIIYYERGRFCNFSINGKLLAQMEVNDSTRAVLLSSDGQNLVTGGDNGVVEVWQACDFKQLYIYPGCDAGIRAMDLSHDQRTLITGMASGSIVAFNIDFNRWHYEHQNRY